One Coffea eugenioides isolate CCC68of chromosome 2, Ceug_1.0, whole genome shotgun sequence genomic window, TCTTTCTAGCATCTGTACCAAGAGCTTCACACTGACTAGCCATGGTATGATAGGGAAGTGGAGAAGTTGAGACAGATGTTCCAGCAACCTGACCAGCAACCTCAAGTGCCTGAAGACACAGTGTCAGATTTGTAGACAAAGAAGAACATGGTAAAACACATAAACCTATGAAACCATAACTACAGCCTGTGTATCAGATAATGAGCATCATAGACAATTCTATTGTTCATGAAACATAAGACTAGGGAGCACTTCAAGGCTACAATAAGCCTGTAGTGGCACATGCCATACCCCCTACCATCCTCAggtgttgtgtgtgtgtgtgtgtgtgtttttgaaGAACCATGATGCAATTCATATAAAATTCTGTATGATTTTTCAAGAAAGTTGAATGAACTGTTAGGCCAAGTCATTGATGATAGTTTCAGTCACAAGTTTAATTAACTTAGTGCACAAGTATCAGCAAAATAATAATGTTAATCTTTCTACGAATTGGTAGTTTGTTTCACCCCCTTTTAATGTTAACCCATGCCTTTGTAGACAAATAATATTAACCCCTTTTAATATTAACCCATGCCTTTTAATATTAACTCCTTTTAATAATAAAGTTCTGCATCCTTTTCTCCTTACTACACCCCATCTGTACCAGATATTGTAACTGACAAGTAATCCTAGAAAAACCACCATATCAGCCTTTAACGAGTACATATTCAGTTCAAAAGATCCATAGTTTTGTGAAACAAATCCTGACCCTAAAATACACTAtctatttgttttttttggttcaaaattgTACAAATCACAAAAATCTCAGTTTCTTTTTAATACAACATAACAATGAGAATTTGAGTAATCTAATTTCATCCCATCAGCTCATGCTTTGAGTCCACAAAATGTAGGTATCAGGACAAAGACAGCCCTACACAGCCAGCTAAGGATTCTTGGTCTGACCCAACTATCAAACACAAGTCTGTGCAAACTCACACCTCATCTCATTCAGTTTCACACTATTGCAGCCAAAGCTCAAATGAGATTTAGCTAAATGTGAACTCATCCAAAAAGGCCAAGAAATCTATTGTTTGTTCATTCACTCGCTGTTTCTCATAAGAATCTAAAAAGAACTAGACAACTAATTGCCTCTAGACTTCAGAAACATCTTAAGCCTTTTGAGTCTGAACAAAGGCAATATCTAAAGGTTTGGAACTCTGCAGTCTTTCGGttcaattttagttcatttttgtatttcttttgTCTGTGCTCAGTATGCAGTaattcatgtatcattcaacaTAAGCCTTGAGAAATTATAACCAACACAAACAATTTTGTATATTTCTTGGCCCTTATGCTGTCTATTAATATTATGTCGcaaatttaacttttgaaagTGCGACCAAAGACCGAAGCATGTGCAAGCGTCTGTATCATACACCCAGAGAGAGGAAGATTACTGATTCCAGAAGTTGCCCAATGCTGACAACATGCGACATGGAAGGGCATGGTGACATAGGCGTTTTGATGAAGCGCGAGATGTCAACAACTGAAGATTCACTGATGATGTCATCCTCACTAAGCACATTTGCAGGAAACTCCTGCAGCAAGAAGTATAATCAATGGCAGCTCCTGCTTCATTATTAGCAAAAACATTCACAAAGATGGTAATTATAGACAAAGGTCTCCATAAAACTTCACTCCTAAAATAAGTTATGTCAAAGATCTTATTCAGCCTTTTTTAACACACCGTTTCCAACTTGAGAAGGAAGAAGCAAAAGTTGTGCCTTCTTCCTGCTTCACTGGAAGCAACATAATAAACTTAAAGGAACTTACACCATCAAATGATGGAGATTCCTTGGAGAAGGGTACTCCATGCACATGATCAAAGTCAAGCGGACCAAACATCAGCACATCATCTGGTGTGAATGCTTCTGACAGCTGATTAATCAGATCCTCTTCCTCAAGCTAATGAACAAACAGTAAATAACAATGTAAGTCAAGAATTTCCTACCTGCCTGCATTCATTTCATGCAAAAGCATAGAAAGCCTGGCCTTGAAGCATGTAACAATAGTATTTTGAGATAGAGAAAGAAAgtccaaactttttcaacaaGCCCATACCCCAGTAATGGTAGATAAACTTGCAACCAAAAGATCTAATATAGCTTTCTCAGATTGTTTAATCTTGCCATGTAATTGAGAGAGTAAAGCTGCAGCTTCCTGGTTGTCACCAGGAGAACCATATTCTCTAACATCTGCTTGTGGTCTAACATATACTTGGATATCATCATTAATGCCAACATATGGATCAACCTGACCAAAAAACAATATGCAAGCCCATCAGAAAGAACACTACAAAAGTCCCATACCATACAAAGAACTACCCAAACTGGAAAGTTAAGCAAACATCAATGCATGGTAAGATATAGAGAGGTAGACAAAGCTAGTTCTGGAGAAATGTAACACTTAAAGACTAGTTAATTGACCATTTAGTGTTGACAACAGAAACAGTTGAAATTCAGAAAATGTGTCAAAGTGTCCACATTGCCAAATCAAGAGGCAATTTCAGATCTACTATGAAGAGTATAGTGCCCAAAACCACTCGTATATTGTACTTATACCACCTCACATTCCTTAGCAAATGCTATAGCATCATCTAATCGTGAAACAAAAGAAGGTATATGAGTCTAGTATCATTCAAATTATGTAACCATGACAAGTTATAACAACCATAAATCAGTAATTTTATCACAAGTTGTGATATCAACATAATCAAGTAGGGATACAGCTTATAAGCACTCACATCGAAATCGACTGAAGTCTTGATAAGATTAATCAAATCAGCAATATGATATATCTTAGCTGTAAACATGAGCATTGCAGTCGATAACACAATAAGCGATCTCCGGTATGCAGGAGAAAAGGTCCCTGTGAAGGGTAAAGAAGTCGTTAATGATACAATACCCTACTAGACAAGTACACTTtattcaaaatatattttacatACCATTGTTAGAGTCCAAGGACATCTTCAAAAGTGAAAGAGGGAAGTGAAAGAAGCGTATGATCAAGTTGCCACGGGGGCTCTGCAACAACAAAAGATCATTAGACCTCATGAAATTGAAGGggcatacacacacacacacacatattacACGTGGTACAAATACATAACTGGAAGTTGCTCATTTTAGTAAGCATACAAATCATTATCTATTTACCTCAACCCACCCCGTCGGCCTACAAAAGAAAAGGTCAGGTATGATGGATGCCAAGACTCAAACTTTGATACACAAATCTAATAGGAAAATGAAACACTGCAAGTATATTTAAAACATGATAAATGATCTGAATCCTCACCTTCAAGCGTGAAGTAATTAGTGTTAAGAAGAAAGAATGAGCTATAGCTTCAATATTTGCTGGTAGATTATCAGAAAGATTGGCTTGTATCCATAAGGCAGTTAGCACCTGGGTAATTTGGTCCTCATTAAACTTCATAACAGATGGTTCCTGCATGCACGAACATGCCGATCACGCATGTCAAAGATAAATAGCAAAgacaagtttccaaaaaatgcACGAGGAATCAAGTTGGGAAGAGAAATTTCTTACAGCCTCAATCAAGCTCGCTGATCCAGGAGTCTTGTCAATAATATAacttattttgttaaaattggGAGAGTTTCTGCGAGCCCACCCCTGATGAAGTTCTTCTTCAACATCTCTTTCCTTGGAATCATCTTGAATGCTATATCCATTTTTTAGCTTAGTTCCATCTTTTCCCCTCCTGAGCTTCTCAAGTAAAGCTGCAACTGAGTCAAATGTAGAGGAACTATTCGAATGCCATCTTTTTGTGTAAACAGAAACATCCTTTCTTGTTAGGTTAGAACTCGGAATGAGAAGAATTGAGAGTACGTGGTGGCCTCCAACACGTACTTTAACATCAGGATGCAACATCACCTTCAAAAGTTGAACTAGAAGCATATCTGGGAATCCCTGCAAAGTATTTAAACTGTAATGTGGCCTTCCCTCAAAGAAAATCCTAAAATAACTCTTAATTTGAATGTTCAAGTTGTTAAAATCAGTTTTCTGCAGAGTTTCTGAGATAACATCTTCCATTAATACTATATAACATCTATAAGTTAATATGAGGATGCAGAATCAAGGAAAGTAGTATAAGAATTGATGGTTTAGCAAGCAAAGATGACAGATGAGACGGAATCGCACTAGATTAGATATTGAACCTCATGCTGAGATATAAGTCAGTGCAGATTTGTTTTCAATGCTTTTAGTAGGATATCATGCATCTATGTGATTCAGAGCTGGTTCAAACAGTAGAATGAAAGGCTAACCTGGAACTAAAATAAGATTAAACTGGAAAACAGCTGACAAGTCTTCCACCCACCCTTCTTTACCCAGAAAATGGCATGCATGCAAAACATTACTACAAAAGATTGCATTACCCAATTAAAGCACCAAACCTGCTGCACATGGGAAGAGACTGCTGCTAATGAGATCATGTGAGCTAGAATGACTAATGATCCAATGGTGGCCCTGGCAATAACTTTAACAGTTGAAAGTTTCTCCATTGACATGGCCATAATATCATAGAGTGGTCGGCCATCACTAATCTACAAGAACAAAAAATAGATTTCAGGCAGGAATAACGTTTTTACCTACAAGTGAACTACAATTTCACTAATCGCAGATCTATAAAAGCAAGGATGTCTGCTGAAGGTGTTGGTGCTTACCCCTTTAGCAGTTTCCAGCAAGAGATCTTCAATGGAAGTTTGAAGTGTGAGATTCATATCCACTTCCTTCTCCCCATCTGATTCAAATGTTGCCTGTAGGCATTTGCGCAAGTGCCTGCAAATGTCACTAACAAATCCAACATCTAAAAGCACAGTTCCACTTCTAATCTGTTGAGCCAAAGCAGTAGCTGTTTGGACCACAAAAGATTTAATTTGGGGATCATGCACAACATTCTTGTGGTCAAGATGGCGAACCACACTAGCTAAAATCACGACCTGATTCCCTGAAACCGTTAAAAAGAAAAGTTTAGGTTGATCAAAGTTCAAATACagagatgaaaaagaaatgagatGAAAACATTAAACAACACATATTTTCATTCATGAAGCCAGTTACATAAGTTCAATTATCTAAACCAAAACTTTCTAACTAACTAACAAGAAAAAGTAAAGATTGAAATAGGTTAAACTTATTCTGTTCTGAGTTTGTTCTTTTCCTTGAAAACAAGTACGCACACTGCTACTTTCAATTACATTCCAATCCTTGAATGGTTTACGTAATATTCCTAGCAAATATATCTTCTAACTCACCTATTTATGTAGAATAAGGAACCATCTAGATGACTACCATTAGTTGTACAATTTAAACCAATACCACAAGCAGCCACATGAACAGAACGACAAAAATTCTGAAGCAATAGGACCGAACGAAATAAAATCATCagagaggaaaaataatgaTTCATGCACTAACAGCACAACAATGAAAAGATGCCTCGTTGGAAATTGCTCAGACTTGACCAGAGCAAGATAAGACAAACTATGTTCCTTTTTTCACAAAGTAATGTTATAGGACATCAATAGAATCTGATGATAAGCaggagaggaaaagaaaaagacagaaATTCCTCAGTGCAATGTATTAGAAGACCTAAAGAGACAAATAGTTTGAGCAAAAACCAACCACATCAATCCAGTAGAAGGGTGGCTCACCTGAACTTTCCATAAAGTAGCACATATCAGACAGAACTACCAACGCCAACCCATGGGGTGGAACCCAGTGTCTTCCACTGTCAAAGTAGACAAACATTGGATCTAATACACGGCGAATTGTCGTACTTTCCTTCGCCAGCTCCATCATCCTCTGTACACATATCTGAGCCCAAATATTTGGTTTCTCAACCTCTTCTCTGCAATCCACAAAATCCATAGAGTTCCACCCATTATTTTCAACAAACTGACCTCGCTAATTGAATTCTCCAACAACAAACTGACCTGACTAATTGAGAAGGATCTTTCCAGTCTGGTCGAGGTCTGATGTTGATACTACTAGGGCTAAATTCACCAACACCCCTTCCTTCACATCTAATTACTTCATCAACCCAATTATGATGTGCTTCACCTCcatcttcatcattttcattgtGTCTATCGGGGTCATAATTTACTAGTGTAGCATGAACAATCTGAAAAAGCAATACAGAAGCTTCAGTACTAATATGTACTTCTTAAGATAAGCTTCTAATAAAAGGTGAAACAATGGAAAATTCCTATATCAAGGCATTTAGATAATTGACGAGACTGAATTCAACAAGCATATCAACAGgcccttttttcttttgcaggACTTATATTCCATGTTATTTTAATAAATAGCTATGCCAAACAGGAGATATCCCTTATCTCTTGTAGGTAAAGATGGCTAACACAGGTTCTTTTTAGCCATTGACACGCAATCTTAACTTGCTCATGTGACAAATTCTCTCCCTTATCATCCTAAAAAAGGACCACTATCCCATGGTTCCAATTCAAATCTTCATGAATTGATCCTCATGAGAGATTTCTCATAGTGAACTAAACAAATGAGAGCAGATAAGCACTTCAGATACATACTgatcaaaatgaaaattaacACCAGCAACACcaaaaaggcaagttgatggcatATGCAACAACTTAAAGAAGTAAATTTTCGGATAATACTTCAGAGAATTGGAGTGACTGATCAGATGCAAGGTCTTCTCATTGAATCAATAACAAACAGATGCAGAGAAATAGAATTCCTGCTAAAAAAGTCTCTAAATTGCTATCAATTCATCAGTTGTAAACATATCAGCATTAGATTACCAAATTTTTCAACCACCTCccacaacaaaagaaagaaagcgaaagaaaaattgaagCTTATATGTGTTCATTCCCAAGAAAATTACCCCCTCTCAAACGAATATTTGCATAAGAGGCAAACCTTCACTTGCCATAAGAGGCACAGTGCTGACAATTAGAACATACAGATTTGTAATAGTTTGACAATGTACTGAACCAGTTAAGAATGAAACAATCTCTAGCCATTTGACTGTTAACATTaaccatttattttgtaatggAAGTCATCCGCTGTCACTTCTAATGCATTTTCATTTCCCAGTTATTTTTTCACCTTTCAACCATAGAAAGCTCAAGAAATAATTAAGCAACTACATTTTTATAGCACGATAACTCTCCATGATTACATCAAGAATTTGAAAAAATGCGACCTCCTCCCCATTTAAAAGTCAGAATTGGCAATTGCGAGTCTTAAAGGTTACATACAAACCATTATGTCTAGATAAGGCAGCCCAGGATCTATGCACAACATAATTCTGTATCATTCAAAATTTCCTCCTTAGGAGGGGGGTATTCATTTGTAAGAAGTTACTCCCCAAATATGTCTCTTTCTTTCATACATCAAAAAGCAGGAAAGAA contains:
- the LOC113760669 gene encoding uncharacterized protein LOC113760669 isoform X2 gives rise to the protein MGFISRKIFPACGNMCVCCPALRSRSRQPVKRYKKLLADIFPKSPDSSSNERKVVKLCEYAAKNPFRIPKITKYLEDRCYKELRSQNIKFVEIVVEAYNKLLSICKDQMAYFAINLLSLVVELLDESKQDAVRIIGCQMLTQFIYSQVDGTYSYNLESLVHKVSIIAHETGEEPQKHRLRASSLQSLSAMVWFMGEFSHIFAAFDKIVHATLVNYDPDRHNENDEDGGEAHHNWVDEVIRCEGRGVGEFSPSSINIRPRPDWKDPSQLVREEVEKPNIWAQICVQRMMELAKESTTIRRVLDPMFVYFDSGRHWVPPHGLALVVLSDMCYFMESSGNQVVILASVVRHLDHKNVVHDPQIKSFVVQTATALAQQIRSGTVLLDVGFVSDICRHLRKCLQATFESDGEKEVDMNLTLQTSIEDLLLETAKGISDGRPLYDIMAMSMEKLSTVKVIARATIGSLVILAHMISLAAVSSHVQQGFPDMLLVQLLKVMLHPDVKVRVGGHHVLSILLIPSSNLTRKDVSVYTKRWHSNSSSTFDSVAALLEKLRRGKDGTKLKNGYSIQDDSKERDVEEELHQGWARRNSPNFNKISYIIDKTPGSASLIEAEPSVMKFNEDQITQVLTALWIQANLSDNLPANIEAIAHSFFLTLITSRLKSPRGNLIIRFFHFPLSLLKMSLDSNNGTFSPAYRRSLIVLSTAMLMFTAKIYHIADLINLIKTSVDFDVDPYVGINDDIQVYVRPQADVREYGSPGDNQEAAALLSQLHGKIKQSEKAILDLLVASLSTITGLEEEDLINQLSEAFTPDDVLMFGPLDFDHVHGVPFSKESPSFDGEFPANVLSEDDIISESSVVDISRFIKTPMSPCPSMSHVVSIGQLLESALEVAGQVAGTSVSTSPLPYHTMASQCEALGTDARKKLSNWLTNDGHFVKTDTTFPPNPGYYGLSAIRKVGSEDGPVSGSEMPKESWSALRLPPASPFDNFLRAARG
- the LOC113760669 gene encoding uncharacterized protein LOC113760669 isoform X1; translation: MGFISRKIFPACGNMCVCCPALRSRSRQPVKRYKKLLADIFPKSPDSSSNERKVVKLCEYAAKNPFRIPKITKYLEDRCYKELRSQNIKFVEIVVEAYNKLLSICKDQMAYFAINLLSLVVELLDESKQDAVRIIGCQMLTQFIYSQVDGTYSYNLESLVHKVSIIAHETGEEPQKHRLRASSLQSLSAMVWFMGEFSHIFAAFDKIVHATLVNYDPDRHNENDEDGGEAHHNWVDEVIRCEGRGVGEFSPSSINIRPRPDWKDPSQLVREEVEKPNIWAQICVQRMMELAKESTTIRRVLDPMFVYFDSGRHWVPPHGLALVVLSDMCYFMESSGNQVVILASVVRHLDHKNVVHDPQIKSFVVQTATALAQQIRSGTVLLDVGFVSDICRHLRKCLQATFESDGEKEVDMNLTLQTSIEDLLLETAKGISDGRPLYDIMAMSMEKLSTVKVIARATIGSLVILAHMISLAAVSSHVQQVWCFNWGFPDMLLVQLLKVMLHPDVKVRVGGHHVLSILLIPSSNLTRKDVSVYTKRWHSNSSSTFDSVAALLEKLRRGKDGTKLKNGYSIQDDSKERDVEEELHQGWARRNSPNFNKISYIIDKTPGSASLIEAEPSVMKFNEDQITQVLTALWIQANLSDNLPANIEAIAHSFFLTLITSRLKSPRGNLIIRFFHFPLSLLKMSLDSNNGTFSPAYRRSLIVLSTAMLMFTAKIYHIADLINLIKTSVDFDVDPYVGINDDIQVYVRPQADVREYGSPGDNQEAAALLSQLHGKIKQSEKAILDLLVASLSTITGLEEEDLINQLSEAFTPDDVLMFGPLDFDHVHGVPFSKESPSFDGEFPANVLSEDDIISESSVVDISRFIKTPMSPCPSMSHVVSIGQLLESALEVAGQVAGTSVSTSPLPYHTMASQCEALGTDARKKLSNWLTNDGHFVKTDTTFPPNPGYYGLSAIRKVGSEDGPVSGSEMPKESWSALRLPPASPFDNFLRAARG